A single Corynebacterium stationis DNA region contains:
- a CDS encoding Crp/Fnr family transcriptional regulator: MSANPVRPNCARPHSCSLDVRLDAMARSPLTRELKPEEHLDLDSFVTSWAWSEGDPLMLAGQKVSGSYLVVAGRVRVVRDTIDGREITVDIASPGDIIGPLETNPSYAVDSAWAMETTCALYLPADRLAEVIARHPALAVAIVQMQHTRLAQARDRDVNQSAKTVVQRVATVLLRLDAKLGDLRPDGNSLLQVRLRRDDIAGMAGTTLESTSRAMSQMKKDGLIDSGREWVSIIDAQALERIVDGE; this comes from the coding sequence ATGTCCGCTAACCCTGTCCGTCCCAATTGTGCGCGTCCGCATTCTTGTTCTTTAGATGTCCGTCTGGATGCCATGGCGCGTTCACCGCTTACACGTGAACTCAAGCCCGAAGAACATCTAGATCTGGATTCCTTCGTCACGTCGTGGGCGTGGTCGGAGGGTGATCCGCTCATGCTGGCAGGGCAGAAGGTATCGGGTTCTTATCTCGTTGTGGCAGGTCGAGTACGGGTAGTGCGCGATACTATCGATGGCCGTGAGATCACCGTCGACATTGCCTCGCCAGGAGATATCATTGGACCGCTAGAGACGAATCCTTCGTATGCGGTGGATTCAGCCTGGGCAATGGAAACCACCTGTGCGTTGTACCTACCTGCGGACCGTCTCGCAGAAGTCATCGCTAGACACCCGGCTTTGGCAGTAGCAATTGTGCAAATGCAACACACGCGATTGGCGCAAGCACGAGATAGAGATGTCAATCAAAGCGCCAAGACCGTTGTGCAGCGCGTAGCTACCGTTCTGCTTAGGCTCGATGCCAAATTGGGGGACTTGCGCCCAGACGGCAACAGCTTGCTGCAAGTACGCCTTCGACGCGACGATATCGCCGGGATGGCTGGGACAACGCTCGAGTCCACCTCGCGGGCCATGTCGCAAATGAAAAAAGATGGACTCATCGACTCTGGACGGGAGTGGGTGTCCATCATCGATGCCCAAGCATTAGAGCGCATTGTCGATGGTGAATAA
- a CDS encoding heavy-metal-associated domain-containing protein, whose translation MTTPTALKKTTLRSDEFTCPSCIAKIENKLRSLDGVESAEVKFSSGRILVEHDPEKASVRDLVDAVAEVGYTAKPSAI comes from the coding sequence ATGACCACCCCAACCGCATTGAAGAAGACCACCCTGCGCTCTGATGAATTCACCTGCCCAAGCTGCATCGCGAAAATCGAGAATAAGCTACGCAGCCTCGATGGTGTGGAGTCTGCAGAGGTGAAGTTCTCCTCGGGCCGCATCCTTGTGGAACACGACCCCGAAAAGGCGAGTGTCCGCGACCTCGTCGACGCCGTGGCGGAAGTCGGATACACGGCTAAGCCATCCGCTATCTAA
- a CDS encoding heavy metal translocating P-type ATPase, which yields MKTWKTWGVVGVSALLVALSWLSPAESLIADALVIAAAVVAGWNIAISAIQALRIKMVSIDLLVVVAAIGALFINNYWESAAVTFLFALGKTLEKATMNRTRKALSDLVDSAPETATKLHDDGSTETVEVWELMPGEKVLVRNGEQIPVDGRVISGFAGVDEASITGESVPAEKSEGAEVFAGTWLRSGVLRVEATAVGSESTLAKIIHRVEDAQDDKAKTQTFLERFSKWYTPGVMIAALAVGLITQNVELALTLLVIACPGALVISIPVSIVAGIGRSAKDGVLIKGGEYLEASAKVDAVVVDKTGTLTNGQPELTDVEVLDPAYTANEVLQLAARAETASEHPLADAIIRGAKTRGLEVELVESAQPVMGKGIRAEVDGHAVAVGSAELLDKTPNEDRVLELNAQGKTAMYVGVDGRAIGLVAVADTIRSDAPAAVKSLHDNGIKVVMATGDAQRVAENVARELGVDEVHAEMMPEDKLDLVKELQSRGHVVAMVGDGVNDTPALAQADIGVAMGAAGSPAAIETADIALMADKLPRLPYALHLAQRTVRTMTLNIVIALATVAVLLAGVLLGGVTMSIGMLVHEASVLLVIGIAMLLLRPVLKPEVTSESPVPRETQEVAAA from the coding sequence ATGAAAACGTGGAAGACGTGGGGAGTGGTTGGCGTATCAGCGCTGCTGGTTGCGCTGTCCTGGTTAAGCCCCGCAGAATCACTCATCGCAGATGCTCTGGTGATTGCTGCTGCAGTTGTAGCAGGTTGGAATATCGCTATCTCCGCGATCCAGGCACTACGGATTAAGATGGTCTCGATCGATCTCTTGGTTGTCGTCGCCGCCATCGGCGCACTGTTTATCAACAACTATTGGGAATCCGCAGCCGTCACATTCCTCTTCGCCTTGGGTAAGACTTTGGAAAAGGCCACGATGAATCGCACCCGCAAGGCCTTGAGCGACTTGGTAGATTCCGCGCCGGAGACGGCAACGAAACTGCACGACGATGGCTCTACCGAGACGGTGGAAGTTTGGGAGCTGATGCCCGGGGAAAAGGTTCTGGTTCGCAATGGCGAACAAATCCCTGTGGACGGCCGGGTGATATCCGGATTCGCGGGAGTGGACGAAGCCAGCATTACCGGCGAGTCCGTTCCAGCAGAAAAATCTGAGGGCGCGGAAGTCTTCGCGGGAACCTGGCTACGCAGTGGCGTACTCCGCGTCGAGGCCACAGCGGTGGGATCAGAATCCACCTTGGCGAAAATCATCCACCGCGTCGAAGACGCGCAGGACGATAAAGCAAAGACGCAGACATTTTTAGAGCGCTTTTCCAAGTGGTACACCCCGGGTGTCATGATCGCGGCGTTAGCGGTCGGCCTCATCACCCAAAACGTAGAACTGGCACTGACCTTGCTGGTTATCGCATGTCCAGGCGCTCTGGTTATCTCCATTCCAGTCTCCATCGTCGCCGGCATTGGTCGCTCGGCGAAAGATGGCGTACTTATCAAGGGTGGGGAATACCTGGAGGCCTCCGCGAAGGTGGACGCCGTTGTCGTCGATAAGACTGGCACCTTAACCAATGGACAACCAGAACTTACTGACGTCGAAGTACTCGACCCTGCTTATACCGCCAACGAGGTTCTGCAGCTTGCTGCGCGCGCGGAAACCGCCTCCGAGCACCCGCTTGCCGATGCCATCATCCGCGGAGCCAAGACCCGCGGTCTAGAGGTGGAGCTCGTAGAAAGCGCACAACCAGTGATGGGTAAGGGGATTAGGGCTGAAGTTGATGGACACGCAGTCGCAGTTGGCTCCGCAGAGCTTCTCGATAAAACCCCTAACGAGGATCGCGTCCTGGAGTTAAATGCTCAGGGCAAGACCGCCATGTACGTCGGCGTCGATGGCCGTGCCATTGGCTTGGTCGCAGTTGCCGATACCATCCGCAGTGATGCACCTGCCGCCGTGAAGTCCTTACATGACAATGGCATCAAGGTTGTCATGGCAACTGGTGACGCCCAGCGTGTTGCCGAAAACGTTGCCCGCGAATTAGGTGTGGATGAAGTCCACGCCGAGATGATGCCGGAAGACAAGCTGGACTTGGTCAAGGAACTACAAAGCCGCGGCCACGTCGTGGCCATGGTCGGTGATGGCGTCAATGACACGCCAGCCCTGGCCCAAGCAGACATCGGTGTCGCCATGGGCGCGGCAGGCTCACCCGCCGCTATTGAAACCGCGGATATCGCGCTGATGGCAGATAAGCTACCACGCTTGCCCTATGCGCTACACCTGGCTCAACGCACCGTCCGAACCATGACGCTCAACATCGTCATCGCACTGGCAACCGTCGCAGTTCTGCTAGCAGGCGTGCTCCTGGGTGGCGTGACCATGTCCATTGGCATGTTGGTCCACGAGGCTAGTGTCCTCCTCGTCATTGGCATCGCGATGCTGCTTCTGCGCCCAGTGCTGAAGCCAGAAGTGACGAGCGAGAGTCCAGTTCCACGTGAAACACAAGAAGTCGCTGCAGCCTAG
- a CDS encoding bile acid:sodium symporter family protein, producing MLERLKKVDPLIVLIISAVIIAIIFPARGQFAEVFSTLVSIAIAVLFFLYGARLSTQEALNGLKHWKLHLTILMFTFVLFPIVGLALRPLTLFITDEMYLGILFLTLVPSTVQSSVAFTSIGRGNVAGAIVAASASNLVGVIATPVLVMLLMNSTGGIHIDASVFGEIALQLLAPFIFGQIVRPWVKNFAANKATKVVDRGSIAMVVYSAFSSGMVSGVWGKISVGEVIFLVVFSAVLVCFMLFLTRVISKRLGFNRGDTIAAEFCGSKKSLATGLPMASVMFGSGATLGLLILPLMIYHQIQLMICSWLAAHYGKEETEPVT from the coding sequence ATGCTTGAGCGCTTGAAAAAGGTCGACCCACTTATTGTTTTGATTATCTCGGCGGTCATCATCGCCATTATCTTCCCGGCCCGAGGGCAGTTCGCCGAAGTGTTTTCAACACTGGTCAGTATCGCGATCGCGGTGTTGTTCTTTCTGTATGGCGCACGATTATCCACGCAAGAAGCGCTCAATGGCCTAAAGCACTGGAAGCTGCATCTGACCATCTTGATGTTTACTTTCGTGCTCTTTCCCATCGTCGGGCTAGCCCTGCGGCCACTGACGTTATTTATTACCGATGAGATGTACCTCGGTATTTTATTCCTCACCCTGGTTCCCTCAACCGTGCAGTCTTCGGTGGCATTTACCTCCATCGGTCGCGGCAATGTGGCCGGAGCAATCGTGGCCGCATCTGCATCTAACCTCGTCGGCGTTATCGCCACCCCAGTCCTAGTGATGCTCTTGATGAATTCCACTGGCGGAATCCACATCGACGCCTCGGTCTTCGGCGAGATTGCGCTTCAACTTCTCGCACCGTTTATCTTTGGCCAGATCGTGCGCCCGTGGGTGAAGAATTTCGCAGCGAATAAAGCCACCAAAGTAGTCGACCGCGGCTCCATTGCCATGGTCGTCTACTCAGCTTTTTCCTCGGGCATGGTCTCCGGAGTGTGGGGGAAAATCTCTGTCGGAGAAGTTATCTTCCTCGTTGTCTTCTCCGCCGTGCTGGTCTGCTTCATGCTCTTTCTTACCCGCGTAATCAGCAAGCGCTTAGGTTTTAATCGGGGCGATACCATCGCGGCGGAGTTTTGTGGTTCCAAGAAGTCTCTAGCAACGGGCTTGCCCATGGCATCGGTCATGTTTGGCTCGGGCGCCACACTAGGTCTGCTGATTTTGCCACTGATGATTTACCACCAAATTCAGTTGATGATCTGCTCATGGCTTGCCGCGCACTATGGCAAGGAAGAAACCGAGCCAGTGACTTAG
- a CDS encoding branched-chain amino acid transporter permease, whose amino-acid sequence MPNGVDLGMILAVIIPLFIVTVALRALPFSLLRYLKNSEFMTVLGRTMPVGVMTVLVVYTWYGQRESPGGFVAVAIAVAATYLLHKWRRDVGLSILGGTITYMLLVNLVF is encoded by the coding sequence ATGCCTAATGGTGTTGATTTAGGGATGATCCTCGCGGTCATCATCCCTCTGTTTATCGTGACGGTCGCCCTGCGCGCTCTTCCCTTTAGCTTGCTGCGTTATCTCAAAAACAGTGAGTTTATGACCGTCTTGGGTCGCACCATGCCCGTGGGAGTAATGACGGTACTGGTGGTTTACACTTGGTACGGGCAGCGTGAGTCTCCCGGTGGTTTCGTGGCGGTGGCCATCGCAGTGGCTGCTACTTATCTGTTGCACAAGTGGCGCCGCGATGTTGGTTTATCCATTTTGGGCGGAACTATTACCTATATGTTGTTGGTCAACCTGGTCTTCTAA
- a CDS encoding AzlC family ABC transporter permease — protein sequence MHVEEIKKGIKDSWAVGIGLIPLGLAFGLLMVQTGFAWWWTPIFSIVVYAGSMEFLAIPMVLNNTSVAASIITGFMVNFRHMFYGLTFPRHRINSGPGKVYSTYALTDESYAIVSAMPRDLQLTGPRILSIQILCQLAWVGGGIIGALAGQIIPPNLEGLEFALVALFVVLMMDSFKNNQDYSLPLTAGVFGIIAAVIFPNQILMVALTAYLAVLLLRFYSPQIDEKMEWRRGAKDA from the coding sequence ATGCACGTTGAGGAGATAAAGAAGGGGATCAAGGATTCCTGGGCGGTAGGCATCGGACTAATTCCCTTAGGATTAGCGTTTGGACTCTTGATGGTTCAAACGGGCTTTGCCTGGTGGTGGACGCCTATATTTTCCATCGTCGTCTACGCTGGTTCGATGGAATTTTTGGCCATTCCCATGGTCTTAAACAACACCAGCGTTGCCGCATCTATCATTACCGGCTTCATGGTGAATTTCCGGCACATGTTCTATGGGCTGACCTTTCCCCGCCATCGTATTAATTCAGGTCCGGGGAAGGTTTACTCCACTTACGCGCTTACCGATGAGTCCTATGCAATCGTCTCGGCCATGCCGAGGGATCTGCAACTTACAGGACCGCGCATCTTAAGTATTCAAATTCTGTGCCAACTCGCGTGGGTCGGTGGCGGGATTATCGGCGCACTCGCCGGCCAAATCATTCCACCCAACTTAGAAGGACTGGAGTTTGCTCTGGTTGCTCTATTCGTCGTGTTAATGATGGATTCGTTTAAGAATAACCAGGATTACTCCCTCCCGCTTACCGCAGGAGTCTTTGGGATTATCGCAGCGGTGATCTTTCCTAACCAGATCCTGATGGTGGCACTGACGGCCTACCTCGCGGTACTGCTGCTGCGCTTCTACTCGCCACAGATCGATGAAAAAATGGAATGGCGAAGGGGGGCGAAGGATGCCTAA
- a CDS encoding YqgE/AlgH family protein — protein MYADRLFNALERNEPGPGQLLVSAPGTMSPHFNRTVLLVIEHTDSMSFGVDLTSRSEVAVFNVLPDWLPVIAKPQALYIGGPLNQQSVVGLAMTKTGVNIDAQPHLNRLAPRLAHVDMRTDPEELANYVDGVRLFAGYAEWGPGQLNDEIERGDWFVTPALPQDVITPGSADLWGDVMRRQDMPLPLYATFPEDLEAN, from the coding sequence ATGTACGCCGATAGATTATTCAACGCCTTAGAGCGCAACGAGCCAGGCCCTGGCCAACTGCTGGTGTCTGCGCCCGGCACGATGTCCCCGCACTTTAACCGCACCGTTTTGCTCGTCATTGAGCACACCGATTCTATGAGTTTCGGCGTGGACCTGACTTCCCGCAGCGAGGTCGCGGTATTTAACGTGCTTCCGGACTGGCTTCCGGTCATCGCTAAGCCACAAGCTCTTTATATCGGTGGTCCGCTCAACCAGCAATCCGTAGTCGGATTGGCCATGACCAAGACGGGCGTGAATATCGATGCCCAACCGCATCTCAACCGCCTTGCGCCTCGCCTTGCGCACGTGGATATGCGCACCGATCCGGAAGAGCTCGCCAACTACGTCGACGGTGTGCGCCTTTTTGCAGGCTACGCCGAATGGGGTCCGGGACAGCTTAATGATGAGATTGAGCGCGGCGACTGGTTTGTCACCCCTGCCCTGCCACAAGACGTAATTACGCCGGGTTCGGCGGACCTGTGGGGCGATGTCATGCGCCGCCAAGACATGCCGCTTCCGCTCTATGCCACCTTCCCGGAAGATCTCGAGGCCAACTAG
- a CDS encoding CCA tRNA nucleotidyltransferase codes for MGLLARADSTIAGLSDLLSGLISEFSRRGHSLYLVGGSVRDALLGRLGNDLDFTTDARPEVVHEILDGWAETTWDTGIEFGTVSAVYKGQQIEITTFRADLYDGDSRNPEVTFGNTLDDDLIRRDFKVNAMAIELRADGTREFFDPMAGLKDLQAGIMDTPAAPELSFRDDPLRMLRAARFVSQLEFGVSDRVRQAMADMAEEIRRITVERIQVEMDKMILGAAPWDGIDLLVETGLAQIIFPEIPAMAMEPDEHAQHKDVYAHSLTVLRQAMEQEEDGPDLVLRWAALLHDIGKPDTRDVTDGKVSFHQHEIVGAKLARRRMRQLKYPKATISAISELVRLHMRFHGFGEGQWTDSAVRRYVNDAGELLPRLHKLVRADCTTRNERKARRLQRTYDHLVERIAEIQEKEGIAAVRPDLDGNEIMEILDLKPGPEVGQAWAFMKDLRLEVGPLSRDEAIAELLKWWESKK; via the coding sequence ATGGGGCTTCTCGCCCGTGCAGACTCGACCATTGCAGGCTTAAGTGATCTTTTATCCGGCTTGATATCCGAATTTTCGCGCCGCGGACACTCCCTCTATTTAGTAGGTGGCTCCGTTCGTGATGCTTTGTTGGGCCGTTTGGGCAATGACCTGGATTTCACCACTGATGCTCGGCCCGAGGTTGTTCATGAGATCTTGGACGGCTGGGCGGAGACAACGTGGGATACTGGCATTGAGTTTGGCACGGTCTCTGCGGTGTACAAGGGCCAGCAGATTGAAATCACTACCTTCCGCGCTGATCTTTATGACGGGGATAGCCGTAACCCGGAGGTCACGTTTGGCAACACGCTTGACGATGACTTGATTCGCCGTGACTTTAAAGTCAACGCCATGGCAATCGAGCTCCGTGCCGATGGCACCCGGGAATTCTTTGACCCGATGGCAGGTCTCAAGGACTTGCAGGCTGGGATCATGGACACTCCGGCTGCCCCGGAGCTTTCTTTCCGCGATGACCCGCTGCGGATGCTGCGTGCCGCGCGCTTTGTTTCCCAGTTGGAATTTGGGGTGAGCGACCGCGTGCGTCAAGCCATGGCCGACATGGCTGAGGAAATCCGCCGCATCACTGTTGAACGCATCCAGGTAGAGATGGACAAGATGATCCTCGGTGCAGCTCCGTGGGATGGCATTGACCTGCTCGTGGAGACAGGCCTGGCGCAGATCATCTTCCCCGAAATTCCTGCGATGGCCATGGAACCGGATGAGCACGCGCAGCATAAGGATGTCTATGCGCACTCGCTCACGGTTCTTCGCCAAGCGATGGAACAAGAAGAAGACGGCCCCGATCTGGTATTGCGGTGGGCCGCGCTGCTGCATGACATCGGCAAGCCTGATACCCGGGATGTCACTGACGGCAAGGTTAGTTTCCACCAGCATGAGATTGTCGGTGCGAAATTAGCTCGCCGGCGCATGCGTCAGCTGAAGTACCCAAAAGCTACTATTTCGGCGATCTCCGAGCTAGTGCGCTTGCACATGCGTTTCCATGGCTTTGGTGAAGGTCAGTGGACGGATTCTGCGGTACGTCGCTACGTCAACGATGCCGGTGAATTGCTCCCGCGGCTCCACAAGCTAGTGCGCGCGGACTGCACCACGCGCAACGAACGTAAGGCGCGGCGCCTGCAACGCACCTATGATCATTTAGTAGAGCGCATTGCGGAGATTCAAGAAAAAGAAGGCATCGCTGCAGTCCGTCCAGATTTGGATGGCAATGAGATCATGGAAATTCTAGATCTCAAGCCTGGCCCCGAAGTTGGTCAAGCGTGGGCCTTTATGAAAGATTTGCGGCTCGAGGTCGGCCCGCTGTCGCGGGACGAAGCTATTGCGGAGTTGCTGAAATGGTGGGAGTCTAAGAAATGA
- a CDS encoding NUDIX hydrolase: MTNHANRKRRKRRPAQRPQRQTRSTNKMVTRDETSAGGLVVSGLAEAVGEDGEVDLTRIYVALIGRLDRRGRLLWSMPKGHVEDGEPKDLTAQREVWEETGIHGEVISELGVIDYWFVSDGVRIHKTVHHFLLRFVDGILNDEDPEVTEVAWVPVATLIEHLAYADERKLARLAHDQLPDLARKEAAAGRATPR; encoded by the coding sequence ATGACTAACCACGCTAACCGGAAGCGGCGCAAACGCCGCCCAGCGCAACGGCCGCAACGCCAGACGCGCTCGACAAATAAAATGGTAACCCGCGATGAAACCTCAGCGGGTGGCTTAGTGGTGTCCGGATTAGCTGAGGCAGTCGGTGAAGACGGGGAAGTAGATCTCACCCGCATTTACGTCGCGCTGATCGGCAGGCTTGATCGCCGCGGCCGCCTGTTGTGGTCCATGCCGAAGGGCCATGTCGAAGATGGAGAGCCCAAAGACCTCACCGCGCAGCGCGAGGTGTGGGAAGAAACTGGCATCCATGGAGAGGTAATCTCCGAATTGGGCGTCATTGATTATTGGTTCGTCTCCGATGGCGTGCGCATTCACAAAACGGTGCACCACTTCCTCTTGCGCTTTGTCGATGGCATCTTAAATGACGAAGATCCTGAGGTCACCGAGGTGGCCTGGGTTCCAGTGGCCACGTTGATTGAGCATTTGGCCTATGCCGATGAACGCAAGCTCGCGCGCTTGGCACATGATCAGCTCCCGGATCTCGCACGAAAGGAAGCCGCAGCAGGAAGGGCAACCCCGCGGTGA